The Oscillatoria acuminata PCC 6304 genomic interval GTTTGAGTTCGTGGTGTGGCGGTCCCTCTCTGCCACCCCGAAACTCGACGACTTGTTAGGAAACCTGCTGCAAACCCTTTCCACTCAAAAGAAACCGGATATTCCTGATGATCTTAGTGGCAGAATTTTAAGACTGCTAGACTTCCTGAAAAAGAATCGCTGCCTGATTATCTTAGACGATATCGATGCCTTGCTCAAGGAGGATGAACTCGCTGGGAATTATCGTCCAGGATTTGAAAACTATCGGGATTTCATCAAGCGTATTGCGGAAACCAAGCATCAAAGCTGTTTCGTCCTCGTCACCACGGAAGAACCGGCTGAAATTGCCTTGTTGCATGGGGAAAAAGTCCAAACCCTGCAACCGATGGATTCCCATGAAATCGCCCGGGAAATCTTTGCCGATAAAGGAGTGGCCCCCACGGACAAAGAGTGGAGCGAACTGGTTAAACGCTATGGAGATAATCTCTTGGCGTATAAAATTGTGGCCCCGACTATTAAAGAATTCTTTAATGGAAACACCGCCACTTTCCTCAAAGCCACGGAGTTGTTTATCGAAGATACGCTAACTCATTTACTAGAGCAGCATTTTGGGCGCTTATCTTCCTCAGAAGAAGAGATTTTGTACTGGTTGGCGATCGCCAAGACTCCGGTTACTCTCTCCCGCTTGCGCGAGGATATGTTATTACCCGTATCCCTCTCGGATATGCTCAAAAATCTCGACTCCTTGGATCGCCGCGCTTTAATCGAAAAACAGGAAACAGCCAGCGATATTTTCTTCACCTTACAACCGTTGATGATGAAGTTTGCCACCACTAAATTAGTGGCAAATGCCTGTGAAGAAATTAAAGAGTTGGTGAAAACTCAAAAACTGTCAAGTTTAAGACTGTTAATCCAACTCAATCTCGGCACAGTCCAGCAGACTTCCGGCAAAAAAGGCAAAGCTGCTGCTGCTGCTCAAAAACCCCAAATGTTGCAACAGATTAAAAACCAGTTGCAATTTTTCGTGATGCGAAGTGGGGGATATGATGAGTTGATCACTCAACTCGAAGCCATTGCTGGAAAACTCGAAGATAAAACCCAGATGGATGTGGGATATGCCAGCGCTAATCTGCGTAACTTGCTTGCGATTATGGCGGGTTAAATGGGGTTGCCTCTAGGCGATCACTCGCCTAGAGAACCCCATCCAACTCGGGGAAATTTGGCCTAAGGTAGACAGCTTTTCCCAAAAAAAATGCTTTCACCGTTGCAAAAGAGCCAAGTTTCCCCTCGCTCATCTTCGAGCCAATCATCTTTTAAAATGGGTTGTGAGTTACTGTATTAATCCCAACTGCATCCAGCGGGAAAATCCGGATACCGAGAGTCACTGCGGCAACTGCGGTTCTCCCTTGCTAATTTGCGATCGCTATCGCATCAAAACCCCCTTGCGAGACCCAAATCCCGCTTATCCCTGCGATATCTATGAAGTCCAGGATTGGGGAGAACAGGAATGGGGAACCCCCAAGGTGATGAAAGTCCTTAAATTTACCACTCAGCCTGATTTTGTCCGCTTGTTTAAGCAAGAGGCGCGAGTTTTAATCTGGTTGCGACATCCGAGGATTCCCCAGGTAGAACCAGGGGGATATTTTATCCTCACCCTTGGCGATCGCAAATCTCTCCAGGGCTTTGTCATGGAAAAAAAAGCCGGAACAACCCTAGAAGAACAGATTGAGAAACAGGGTCCTATTTCTGAAACCATCGCAGGCAACTGGTTAGCACAGTTGATGGAAATTATCAGTACAATTCATCGCGAAGGGTTGGTGCATCGAGATATTAAACCCAGCAATCTGATTCTCACACCCGATGGACAAGTACAACTCATTGATTTTGGCAGTGTCGCCGATCACCACAATCGAAGTACCCGGGTGGGAACTTCGGGTTATGCGCCACCGGAACAACTCCTCGGAGATACCCAACCGCAATCGGATTTTTTTGCGATCGCCCGGACCTGTTTATATGCCTTAACCGGCTTAACCCCCCTCGACTTTCCCGAAACCCCTCAAGGACATCTGATCTGGCGCAGTCACCTTCCAAATCTCACCGATGAGTTGGCACAGTTACTCGATGACTTGATGGCACCCGACTGGCACAGTCGCCCCCAAACGGCACAAGCTATTTTAACCCGTTTAAACTCGTTTGCATCAGAAATTGGAGAGTAGATTGTACACCGATTGCTGTTTTGGTACATTAATAAGTAGCGGCTATCCGGTGTTTTCAGTGAGATGTAATAGAATGTTTAATTTTGAGTTAGGACTGATGCAAATTTGGGGCTAACCCTCACGGAAAGAGAACCCTACATCAATCACTTTTACTATCTATAAGTCTTGATTACGGGTAATTTTTGTTAGTTATAGGGGTTATCTTATATTAGACCGGTCAATGTGGTAAATTTAATGACGAAGTGCGAAACGTTTGGGAGTGAAATAAGGCTGAAATGCCTGAAATAACCCCCAGTGAGGCTTTAACCCCCCTTGGGTTAGATAAAGGGACTCGTCCCAGATGACCTCATAACTGTCTATGCGTGTCCAAATGAGTTACCAATTTGGTACTCAAGGTAGGACGGCACAGGGTTCTGATGAGTAGTGCAATAATTTGTTGGCAACACTTTTCAGGTGCAACGGCGATAGCCACCCCCAGTTTTAGGAGTCACGACCCTAGGATTGAAGCGGGGAACGGAAGGCTCTAAGAGGTAGCCCAACACCACAATAGAGACCACTGCCAATCGCTCATGGCTAAGGAAACTGAATGTCCGGCTTGAACTCTCGTAAAAAATGAGCAGTGAAATGGGATGAAACACTGCATCCAAAAAGGATACGTGGAAAGGTAGAGGCTTTTCGTATTCCTCTACACAAACCCTCAATTCCACCGGGAGATAGGACAAGCCTAAAAGCGAATCACCCACATAGACGGAACGTTATAACCCCTCAGATGCTCTTAGTAATTGGTCGATTACCTAAGTAGTGATAAGTGTAAGCGTCAGCACTGAGGGGGTGAGATGTAACCCGAAGCAAAACGCCATTCGGTAATGGAATGGATAGGCTAACAGGTTACGGTTTAGATGCAAGGAAAGGATGACAGTAGCAATGAATACGGTTAAAACGAGTTTAAAGACTACGGAAACATGGAACGCAATTCCTTGGACAAAAGTTCAAAGAAAAGTATTTAAGTTGCAAAAACGTATTTTCCAAGCGGCTAAATCGGGACAGGATGCCAAAGCAAGAAGGTTGCAAAAACTTCTAACTTCATCATACTACGCTAGGCTCTTAGCGGTCAGGAAAGTGACCCAAGATAACCAAGGCAAGAAGACGGCAGGGATAGATGGTGTAAAATCCTTAAAACCCAAACAACGTCTCGAACTTGCTAAGGACCTTGGTAAACACTCTAAAGCCAAAGCACTCAGAAGGGTTTGGATTCCCAAACCAGGACGTGATGAAAAGCGCCCATTGGGTATCCCAATCATTAGAGATAGAGCCGAGCAAGCCTTGGTTAAACAAGCCTTAGAACCCGAATGGGAAGCTAGGTTTGAAGGGACGAGCTATGGGTTTCGACCCGGACGCTCTGCTCACGACGCAATAGGTCGTATCTACGCATCCATAAATCAGGGCAGTTACTATGTCCTAGATGCAGATATAACCAAATGCTTCGACAAGATTAACCATGAATACCTACTGTCCAAATTAGATTGTTGTTTACAACACCGTCGCCAAATCAAACAATGGTTAAAGGCAGGGGTAGTGGATAATGGCATATTTGAGGATACTGAAAGCGGGACACCTCAAGGAGGGGTAATAAGTCCACTCCTGGCCAACATTGCATTGGATGGAATGGCCAGGTTAATCGAAGAACTGTATCCAAAAAGGAAAGGTCAGAAAGTCAAGGCCACCTTAATCAGATATGCTGATGATTTCGTAGTAATCTCACCAGAGATTGAAATCATCAATCAATGCAAGATAGCTTTGGAAAACTGGCTAAAGTTTGTAGGACTTGAGCTTAAACCTGAAAAGACCAAAATATGCCACACACTTAGAGAAATCGAAGTAAATGGAGAAAAGGTCACACCAGGATTTGATTTTCTCGGATTTACCATCAGGCAATATCCAGTAGGTAAATACAAGTCCGGGAAAACAGGAGGCGCAAACAGCAGACTAATCGGGCATAAAACCCATATCAAGCCAAGCGCCAAAGCAATCAAAGCCCACAGTGAAGCGCTAAAGGGTGTCATCAAAAATCATAAAACTGCACCCCAAGCGGCTCTGATAAGTAGACTAAACCCAATCATCAGAGGGTGGAGTAATTACTACTCAGGAGTAGTTTCAATGGAAACCTTCAACCAAATGGACCATAATATTTGGCAACAATTGAGGGCATGGACAGTATCAAGATGCGGTCAGGCAAACCTTGAAAAGCTGAGAAAATATTTCCATAAGGTCACGGTTAAAATCGGAAACGGAAAGGAAAGAAATGAGAAGTGGCTGTTTCAAGCAAAAGACGGATTAAGTCTCTGGAAACACTCCTATACTCAAATTACAAGGCATACATTGGTCAAGCCAGAAGCATCCCCGTATGACGGAAATTGGAGTTATTGGGCAACTAGAAGAGGAACCTCATTAGAAGTTCCAATGCGAGTAGCAAAATTGCTTAAAAAGCACTCAGGCCGATGTTCACGTTGCGGACAATATTTCGCAATGGAAGACTTGATGGAGGTTGACCACATCCAGCCACTCTCAATGGGAGGTAAAGATGAATACCGAAATCTACAGTTATTGCATCGGCACTGTCACGATAAAAAGACGGCTGAAGATATGCAGAACGTCAAGTCGTACCAATGACAATGGGCGTCTAAACTAGGAGCCGGATGAGGTGAAAGTCTCATGTCCGGTTCTGAATGGGAGGGGATGGAGGTGACTCCATTCTCGACCCCTAATAAATCAGGGTTTCTTGTAGGGGCGCAATGCTTGCGCCCCTACAATCTAAACACCTTGACAGGGCTAGTTATCTTATATGCAGTATTGATGCAATGTTTACCCTGGAGAATATCCGTCACTTTGAGCCTTGACCTCGCAATGTTAAGTGTTAGTTCTCACGCTTGACTCTGTTATTAAGCAAGGGATTTCAATGGCAGTTGGATCATAATTCCCGAAGGAACTGCACCAGAGCCAGCCTCGTCCAACGCAGACTTATAGCATCGTTTAAGACATTTTTAAGCAGCATTGGATACCTTTTAAAAATTTAATTTCATCTTAAGCGAAACATAAACCTAGGGACAAGACACCCGTTTTTGAGACTAAAACAAGTGGCAAAGCCAGCTCTTATTTGCTGAAGAAACCGGGGTTTTTGTCCCTGAGTTCTAAAACTGTACCAGGGTTCTAGGCAAAGGCGTCAAATTCTCTTCAACCAACTTGGTAAAATGAGATACAAAACTTGGGGTGTTATGCAATTTACGGATGAGTAAAATTCGATTTAGGTATAAATGGGCTAAATACTACTAGCACATCCAGGCCAACCGAGGATAAATTGAAAGGGATAAAAGTTAGACTGGAACCCTTGTAACTTTGGCAAACCTTGCACCCAGCCCCATTCAAAACCTACCCCTCAATATGCCCCCAACTCTCTCTAATCTGTTAGAACAAGCTAACGAAGCCGCAAAACAAGAAGATTGGCAATTCGTGACCCAATGTTTGGAAAAACTAGCCACAACCCCAGGGACAGCTAGAGTCGAGTCTCTACCTGTCTCAACCGAAGAACCGAATGGGCGATCGCCCCATCTGAATCCCTCCTCCCTACTCGGTTTGGCGGATCAAGTCTTAGAATACGGTGATTTTCAACAACGATGGGAAGTCGCGAAAGTATTTCCCCGTTTGGGAACTGAGGCGATCGCCCCTCTGTTAGAGATTCTGGCTGATCCCGATGCAGAAGTGGAATTGCGATGGTTTGCGGGTCGAATCCTGGCGGAGTTCAATAGCCCCGAGGCGATCGCGGCCTTGATTGAATTACTCAATACTCAGGAAGAAGAAGAATTAAGCTCTATGGCAGCTACGGCACTGGCGCAAATGGGCGAACCGGCGATCGCGGCTTTAACTGAGCAGTTAGCCGACTCCACCTCCCGAGCATTAGCCGTGCGCTCTTTAGGGAAAATCCACAATCCCCAAATTATCGAACCCCTCTTGAGTGTGGTCAGCGATCGCGATCCCCAAGTGCGCGCTGAGGCAGTCGCCGCCTTGAATAGCTATGATGACCCGCGCATCCCCCTGGTCCTGGTGGAATCCATCCATGACTTCCATGCCTCGGTCCGTCGGGAAGCCACCATTGGCTTAGGATTATGCGCCATGCGACCCTCTTATAAAAATGATACCCAGGGCATCTACAAAGCGATCGCCTCGGAAATTGAGGAACTCCTGCGGGAGCGTTTGTGGGACTTTAACCCTAAAGTTGCCCATCAGGCAGCGATTTCCCTGGGACGGGTGGCAACGCCGAAAGCCGCAGCTTGTCTCAATGAAATTCTCGACTCTCCATCTGCCCCCATTCCCTTACAAATTAATGCGGTTCGCGCCTTAGCTTGGATGGGAACTCTCGAAGCCTTGGAGTATTTAGAAACCGCATTAGTCAGCCCAGAAAAGAATAGTTCTAGTCCCGAGGTGATTGCAGAAATTGTCTCCTTACTGGGGCGGATCGAAGTGCCACAGTTGAAGCCCAAAGCGGCGCAGATGCTGACCGAACTGTTAAACCGCAAGCCAAAAGTAGCCGGGAGAGACTCGATGCGGAGGGAACAAGCGATCGCCTCGGGGTTGGGTTATCTCGGACAAAAAACCAGCATAGCGCCACTGATTCAACTATTAGCCACCTCCGAGCCTGGGGTCCGGTTTCATGCGATCGCCGCCCTGAAAAAGATTGCGCCGGATCAAGCCTATCTGCAACTGCTGGATCTGTGCGATCAACCCACTGCCAGTCCCTCTCTCCAACAAGGGGTGGCGATCGCCTTGGAAGAATGGGTAAAAAGTTAGGGAATTTTGACAAGGGGCGATCGTCCTGGATTTGCCCTTGACCCATCCTCTGTAGACCTCTGTGGGCAAGGGATTCTCTTGTGAACACCCCTGATCCGTTCCACCCGGTCAAGGGATTTTTTCATGTAAATTTTGCATGAGTTTTAGGGCATTTACGCATGGACCCCGGGTTTTTTGCAGCGATCGCTACAAAACCCACCGCTTGAGGATGAGATTTGTTGGGAGATTAAGATGCCGTTAACAAAGGCGCGAATCTGAATCCAAACCGGATCAAGTCGGATTCGTTCCTAGAATTTCCTCAGACATTCCGGACTTATATTTAGGACTATCTGCAACTCATGGTGTCTCAACTCTCGTCAATCTTCATCCTGACTACCCCTCTGCTGTTGGGGTTCAACTTACTAGGCATCCGGGCGGTTGCGGGTGAACCCGTCCCCTTAAATCCTGCCTCTACCCCAGTCAGCGAACCTGTCGCCGGGGAACTCAACCTGGATCTATTCAACCCAGAACCCCCGGCGATCGTCCCCCCTTCCCTGGAAAATCTTGGGGATGAGGCGACTAACCTCATTCAACAAATTGAGTTCTATTCCCAAGCCGATTTAGATTTCGGTCCTTTAGAGCAAGTCAACTCAGTTTCCGAACTCACCGACGTCAGTCCCACAGACTGGGCTTTCCAAGCTCTCCAGAACCTAGCCTCCCAGTACAATTGTCTTTTGGGATATGGCGATAGCACTTTTCAGGGCAATCGGGCAATGACCCGCTATGAATTTGCCACCAGTTTAAACGCCTGTCTCGAAGTCATCACCAGTCGCATCAGTGAACTCGACTTAAACACCGGCGATCTTGACCTACTCACTCGCTTAACCCAGGACTTTTCTGCGGAACTTGCTACCCTCCGCAGTCGCGTAGACAACCTCGAACTGCGAACCGCTGAAATCGAAGCCAATCAGTTCTCCGCCACCACGAAACTCGCCGGTGAAGCCGCTTTCATCCTCGCCGATGCCTTTACAGACGATGCCGACCCGGAAGCCGTCTTAAGTAGTCGCGTTCGCCTCAACTTCGTCACCAGTTTTACCGGACGAGATAACCTCTTTACTCGCCTAGAAATGGGCAATATCGGCAACTCCTTTCAACCTGTCTTAGGGACGAATGAAGGGCGTTTTGCCTTTGATGGTGCGAACAACAACACCGTTACCCTCAACCGCTTGCACTATTTCTTTCCCGTCGGCGACAACTTAAGCGTCAGGATTTTCGCCAATGCCGGAGGTCATCAATTTTATGCCAATACCCTCAACCCCTTCTTAGAATCCGGTGGCGGTGCCACTGGCGCATTATCCCGCTTCGCCGAACGCAATCCAATTTATCGCTTTACCCTGGGCGGTTCCGGTTTAGGTGTTAAATATACCCCGGTCAATAATTTAGAAATTAACGTCGGTTACTTAGCCGGTGAAGCCAAAACTCCCATATCAGGAGCCGGTTTATTTAATGGCAACTATTCTGCCCTCGGACAGATTGTTTTTGGCAGCCGATTTCAGGTAGGTTTGACATACATTCATGCTTATGAAGGAACCTCTGCTCCCCGATTTGGTTACGGTGGAACTGGCACAAATTTAGGGAATCTTTCCCCGGCAGCGCTGAATCCCCTCAGTCCCTCCTTGCGAGCAACCCCGGTCGTTAGCAATTCCTACAGTGTCGATACGTCCTTCCGAATTACTCCGAATTTAATTGTCGGTGGGTGGATTGCTAAAACCGATGCGGAACTGATTGGAGTGGGAGATGCTGATATTTGGAATTATGCGGCTACCGTGGTTTTACCGGATTTAGGAACTCCCGGGTCTTTTGCCAGCTTAATTATCGGGGCAGAACCCCATTTAACGGCGCTAGATGTACCCGGCAATCCTGATTTTTCTAAAGATACTCCCTTTCATATTGAAGGGTTTTATAAGTATCAAATAACTCCCAATATTTCTCTAACTCCCGGGGTAATTTGGTTGACGTCTCCCAATCAAAATAACGATAACAGTGATGTTTTCATCGGGACATTCCGAACCACATTTACGTTTTAAATTACCCCAATCCTCACAGAGGGGCGAGCAGCACCGGAGCATTTAGGAGACTTTTTTACCCATAAAAATCCAACCCTTTTACATCCGGTCCCCTCTCCTTACCCAAGGGGAGGGGATGAAAGTGGGGTCTCATCTGGAAGAGATTTCACGGGTCAGTCCGATCGCCCAGGGGTTGTCCCCAACTCCCCTGCAATTCATCCCAATATCCACCGAAGGATAGAGACAATCCCTGAAAATCTGGTATCAATTTGTACGAAAAATTTGGGTTTTTTCAGGTAAGATAAAAAGTGCGGAAAAATATTATTTATCTCTCCATATATGCGCCTAGAGCAGTTACAAGCTTTTATGGCAATTGCTGATACGGGTAGCTTTCAACAAGCGGCCCGCCGATGCGGGGTCACCCAATCTACAATTAGCCGTCAAATCCAGTCTCTTGAAGCAGAATTGGGCTTGCCATTATTTCATCGCAGTGCTCAGGCCAAATTAACCTTGCCGGGAGAGCGATTTTTCCCCCATGCCCGCAAAATTTGTCAGGAATGGCAAACTGCACAAGAGGAACTAAGCAATTTATTAGAAGGGAAACAGCCAGAACTCTGCGTCGCGGCAATTCACTCGGTTTGTGCCTATTATTTACCTCCTATTTTACGAAAATTTTGTCGGCAGTATCCAGAGGTGCAGTTACGAGTGACGGCATTAGGCAGCGATCGCGCCTTAAAAGTCCTGAAAGATGGTCTCGTGGATCTGGCGATCGTCATGAATAACCGCCTCTTAACCTCTAGTGCAGAGATGGTCGTTGATATTCTCTACAATGAATCAATTCAAGTGTTAATGGCAGCCACTCATCCCCTAGCTCAATATGACCCCGTACCCTGGGAAGAATTAGCTCGGTATCCTCAAGTTGTCTTTAAAGATGGTTATGGAATGCAGCGGTTGGTTCAAGATATTTTTGCTAAATACAACCTAACCTTGCGGGCGGTGTTGGAGTTAAATACTCCCGATGCATTTCGGGGGGTTGTTCAGGAGGGGGACATGGTGGCGCTGTTGCCTGAATCGGCCTTAGTTGAAGCCCGTTACGACCCGAAACTTGCTATTCGCTCTCTACCCCCTGCGGCTCAACTGGATTCCCTTGCCACCCCCTCCCCATTGAATGGAATTTACCCGACATTGACCGGGGATTCTTGTTGGAATCGGCAAGTGGTGATTGTTACAACGAGCGATCGCCTCCAAATTCCCCCCATCCAACACTTTTGGCAACTGGTTCATGACTTTTTGCCGATCAAGGTTGCACCGGGTTAAAAAGTGGAATTTCTGCTCAATTTCTCTGATGTTCATTGGAACTCATTCCTCTTGTTCAAGAGACCTAACCCCCCAGCCCCCTTCCCACCTCTCCCCGGCCCTCCCCTAAGAGGGGAGGGAGGTAAGCGGAATAAATGTCTTTCCTGGAAGGGGGAGCCGGAAGGGGCTTACAAGAGTAGTTTTTTACGTTACCCCCGCCCCAAATTCCCTAGTTTATTCCCCCGTTTATTCACCCCCCTCTCAATCATGAGTACAGTGTTCAGAGAATTTGTTAAGAAAGTCGGCAGTGGTCCCCACACCAGCCAAAACCTCTCCCGCACAGAAGCAGCCGACGCAATGCGGATGATGCTTCTGGGTGAAGCGACCCCGGCACAAATCGGTGCATTTTTGATCGCTCATCGCATCAAGCGTCCGACGGGGGAAGAATTGGCGGGGATGCTGGATGCCTATGACGAAATCGGGCCGAAACTCGGAGCGATCGCCACCTCATCCCCGGTGATGGTTTGGGGATGTCCCTATGATGGGCGATCGCGAACTGCACCTGTCACCGTTCTCAGTGCCATCCTCCTCGCCAGTTACGGTCAACCTATACTCCTCCACGGCGGAGATCGAATGCCGACTAAGTACGGTATCCCTTTTGTGGAGATTTGGGATACCTTGGGGGTAAACTGGCGAACCCTTGAACTCAAACAAGTCCACTCTGTCTTGCAAGCAACGGGAGTGGGATTTGTCTATCTTCCCAAACAGTTTCCCGAGGCGGCAAGTCTGGTTCCCTACCGGGATCAACTGGGGAAACGACCCCCAGTCGCCACCTTAGAACTGATTTGGTCTCCCTATGCAGGCGATCGCCATCTCGTCGCCGGGTTCGTCCATCCCCCCACTGAACTGATGTTTCGCGATGCTTTAGGATTACGGGGGGACTCCCGCTTGACCACGGTCAAAGGATTAGAAGGCAGTTGCGATTTACCTCGCGAACGCACCGCCATTATCGGATATAGCAATCCCTCCGAGACTTCCCCCCCACCTGCTGCCTCCGAGTCTGACCCTCCCCATGCCGACCCGTTCGCGCGCCTGCTTCTGCATCCTCGGGACTACGGATTTACCCCGGAAAATGTCCCGTTCCAATCCGAGGCATTCCCGGCCCAAATGCAAGGAGTCCTCCAGGGTGAACCTAGCGAACTCATGGAGTCTGCTGTGTGGAGTGGCGGGTTTTACCTCTGGCATTGTGGGGTTGCGGGGGACCTCAGCAGCGGCATTACTCAAGCACGGGAAGGGTTTAAGAGTGGTCGAGTTGCTGCTAAACTCCAGGAAATTACTCAAGCGGTGAGTTCGCGATCGGTTTTGGATTAGTCATTTGTCATTTGTCATTTGTCATTTGTCCTTAAAACCTAGCCCTGTCAAGGTGGTAAATTTAATGACCCCAAATCCTTATTTCTTGTCGGAGTAAATGCGCAGGCCCAATTCAGGGCGTAAATTTAATGACGAAAAATCGTTATTTTTAGTAGGGGCGTATTGCATACGCCCAAAAGAGGGCGTATGCAATACGCCCCTACAATCTACACACCTTGACAGGGCTAGTCTTAAAACCCTACTAAATAATGATGAGCGAATCCAGTCCCAGCAATCCCCAACTCGCAGCCCTTATCCTCGCGGGAGGCAAAAGTTCTCGCATGGGGGAAGATAAAGCGCAAATCCTTTGGGAGGGGAAGCCCCTACTCCAGCGCGTCTGTGAAGTGGCCTGTCACTGTGCATCCCAGGTTTATTACATCACCCCTTGGCCGGAACGGTATGAGTCCATGCTGAGTCCGGAACATCTCTCGGGACGGACGGTCCAGGCTTTGCCAGAGACGGATCACAAAAAGGGTCCTTTAGGGGCTCTTTCGGAAGGGTTGAGTCAGATTGAGGCGGAGTGGGTGTTGTTGTTAGCCTGTGATTTACCGTTATTAGATCCGGCGATCGTCCAACAGTGGGCCACTCAACTGCCCCATTTACCCCCAGAGAGTCTGGCCCTTGTGCCAAAGCAGGGAACCCTTTGGCATCCGATGTGTGGATTTTACCGGCGATCGGCTTTAGAACCATTGCGGCAGTTTCTGGAGGAAGGGGGGCGATCGTTTCAACGGTGGTTACCCCAGATTGGGGCTACTCCCCTGGAGGTAGGCACTGCGGAATTCCGGATGTTGAGAAATTTTAATACCCCTGGGGATTTGCACGCCCCTAGTCCGGAGTAGCTTCCGGATTGTCGCCCTGGAGAACTCTGGGAGAGGTTTGGAGGGATAATCACCTTTACTCCTGGGAGAGAAGACTGGAGAATGAGTTTATTTCCTGAAAAATTATCCGTTCGATGATAAATTATCGGGAGGATCCGAGAGCGGATCCTCCCCCGGATCTAAGCCGTTAAATCTGGGAATAATTCTTTGGAAAGATTTTAGGATACTTGCTTATAATTTGTAGAGGAATCTTTACGATTCTCTACATGGTTCTTTATGAACCGTAATCAACCCAGTCTTTCAAAATTTTGAACCATGCCCCGGATACTCGTCATTGACGATGACCCTGCAATCTCGGAATTAGTCGCCGTTAATCTGGAGATGGCTGGCTATGAAGTCAGTCAAGCCGAAGATGGCATCAAAGGTCAAGCGCTTGCGCTGCAACTGATCCCCGATTTAATCATGCTCGATTTGATGCTGCCTCGGGTGGATGGATTCACCGTATGTCAACGGCTTCGTCGTGATGAGCGTACAGCCGATATACCCGTCCTGATGCTGACAGCTTTAGGTCAAACCCATGATAAGGTCGAAGGTTTCAATGCAGGCGCTGATGATTACCTGACTAAACCCTTTGAAGTTGAAGAAATGCTTGCACGGGTGAGAGCCTTGTTGCGACGCACCGATCGCATTCCCCAAGCCGCCAAACACGCGGAGATTCTCAACTATGGACCCCTGACCCTCGTCCCAGAACGCTTTGAAGCCATTTGGTTTGATCGCAGCGTCAAGCTGACTCATTTGGAATTTGAACTGTTGCACTGCTTGTTGCAACGTCACGGCCAAACGGTCTCTCCCAGTGAAATTCTCAAAGAAGTATGGGGATATGACCCCGATGATGATATCGAAACGATCCGGGTTCATGTTAGACATCTAAGGACGAAACTCGAACCCGATCCTCGACATCCTCGCTACATTAAAACGGTTTATGGTGCCGGTTAT includes:
- a CDS encoding helix-turn-helix transcriptional regulator — protein: MTNQIPPEFLTGVAKERGVSDAELETVMMALDGNSTAAIATILGISNIAVRKRLGEVYRKFSIYGRGPGKLAELRHQLFYQYQAQETEAPAPTKTKGKAKAKAEPAETSSKKTEAVAAEPSNEVVSTGNRRQDWGESPDVSQFYGRTEELKILEELIIDESSRLVTLLGMTGIGKTVLSVQIAKQLESEFEFVVWRSLSATPKLDDLLGNLLQTLSTQKKPDIPDDLSGRILRLLDFLKKNRCLIILDDIDALLKEDELAGNYRPGFENYRDFIKRIAETKHQSCFVLVTTEEPAEIALLHGEKVQTLQPMDSHEIAREIFADKGVAPTDKEWSELVKRYGDNLLAYKIVAPTIKEFFNGNTATFLKATELFIEDTLTHLLEQHFGRLSSSEEEILYWLAIAKTPVTLSRLREDMLLPVSLSDMLKNLDSLDRRALIEKQETASDIFFTLQPLMMKFATTKLVANACEEIKELVKTQKLSSLRLLIQLNLGTVQQTSGKKGKAAAAAQKPQMLQQIKNQLQFFVMRSGGYDELITQLEAIAGKLEDKTQMDVGYASANLRNLLAIMAG
- a CDS encoding serine/threonine protein kinase, encoding MSYCINPNCIQRENPDTESHCGNCGSPLLICDRYRIKTPLRDPNPAYPCDIYEVQDWGEQEWGTPKVMKVLKFTTQPDFVRLFKQEARVLIWLRHPRIPQVEPGGYFILTLGDRKSLQGFVMEKKAGTTLEEQIEKQGPISETIAGNWLAQLMEIISTIHREGLVHRDIKPSNLILTPDGQVQLIDFGSVADHHNRSTRVGTSGYAPPEQLLGDTQPQSDFFAIARTCLYALTGLTPLDFPETPQGHLIWRSHLPNLTDELAQLLDDLMAPDWHSRPQTAQAILTRLNSFASEIGE
- the ltrA gene encoding group II intron reverse transcriptase/maturase, which translates into the protein MTVAMNTVKTSLKTTETWNAIPWTKVQRKVFKLQKRIFQAAKSGQDAKARRLQKLLTSSYYARLLAVRKVTQDNQGKKTAGIDGVKSLKPKQRLELAKDLGKHSKAKALRRVWIPKPGRDEKRPLGIPIIRDRAEQALVKQALEPEWEARFEGTSYGFRPGRSAHDAIGRIYASINQGSYYVLDADITKCFDKINHEYLLSKLDCCLQHRRQIKQWLKAGVVDNGIFEDTESGTPQGGVISPLLANIALDGMARLIEELYPKRKGQKVKATLIRYADDFVVISPEIEIINQCKIALENWLKFVGLELKPEKTKICHTLREIEVNGEKVTPGFDFLGFTIRQYPVGKYKSGKTGGANSRLIGHKTHIKPSAKAIKAHSEALKGVIKNHKTAPQAALISRLNPIIRGWSNYYSGVVSMETFNQMDHNIWQQLRAWTVSRCGQANLEKLRKYFHKVTVKIGNGKERNEKWLFQAKDGLSLWKHSYTQITRHTLVKPEASPYDGNWSYWATRRGTSLEVPMRVAKLLKKHSGRCSRCGQYFAMEDLMEVDHIQPLSMGGKDEYRNLQLLHRHCHDKKTAEDMQNVKSYQ
- a CDS encoding HEAT repeat domain-containing protein; this encodes MPPTLSNLLEQANEAAKQEDWQFVTQCLEKLATTPGTARVESLPVSTEEPNGRSPHLNPSSLLGLADQVLEYGDFQQRWEVAKVFPRLGTEAIAPLLEILADPDAEVELRWFAGRILAEFNSPEAIAALIELLNTQEEEELSSMAATALAQMGEPAIAALTEQLADSTSRALAVRSLGKIHNPQIIEPLLSVVSDRDPQVRAEAVAALNSYDDPRIPLVLVESIHDFHASVRREATIGLGLCAMRPSYKNDTQGIYKAIASEIEELLRERLWDFNPKVAHQAAISLGRVATPKAAACLNEILDSPSAPIPLQINAVRALAWMGTLEALEYLETALVSPEKNSSSPEVIAEIVSLLGRIEVPQLKPKAAQMLTELLNRKPKVAGRDSMRREQAIASGLGYLGQKTSIAPLIQLLATSEPGVRFHAIAALKKIAPDQAYLQLLDLCDQPTASPSLQQGVAIALEEWVKS